A single window of Candidatus Flexicrinis affinis DNA harbors:
- the fabF gene encoding beta-ketoacyl-ACP synthase II, with protein MDLLRRGRPRVVITGLGAVTALGPVKQLWDSLLAGRSGIRKIETIDTEHVSVKIAAEVRNFDLSNYVDYKEARRMGRASQLAVSAAYQALEDSGLDVEAVEKQSDRVGVVVGTTFGSHELSTDATFDFRTTWRKPNPLAMVNSLPNMPAHYISKLLRALGPLTTPSTACAAGTQSIGEASELIRTGRADYVVTGGVEAILQDYTVAGFTAMTALATEYNDTPDKASRPFDKNRSGFVIGEGAAIVIIESLANALRRGARIYAEILGHASSSDGYHVAALDPSASGATRSMKWAIEDARINPEKIAYINAHGTSTPTNDVMETTAIKRAIGEHAYNTWISSTKSMLGHAFGASGAIEAVVTALSLFTQKVHPTINYETPDPECDLDYVPNTARDANGLDIALSNSFGLGGQNATLVMGRI; from the coding sequence ATGGACCTGCTACGGAGAGGCCGGCCGCGGGTAGTCATCACTGGTCTGGGAGCTGTGACAGCCCTCGGTCCAGTCAAGCAGCTTTGGGACAGCCTGCTAGCGGGCCGTTCCGGGATACGCAAGATCGAGACGATCGATACCGAGCACGTGTCGGTAAAGATCGCTGCAGAGGTTCGCAATTTCGATCTGTCGAATTACGTGGACTACAAGGAAGCGCGGCGCATGGGACGCGCATCGCAGCTCGCCGTTTCAGCAGCATATCAAGCGCTTGAAGATTCCGGACTCGATGTCGAAGCGGTCGAGAAGCAGTCGGATCGGGTCGGTGTGGTGGTCGGCACTACATTCGGATCGCACGAGCTATCGACCGATGCAACCTTCGATTTCAGGACGACGTGGCGCAAGCCCAATCCATTAGCGATGGTGAACTCGCTGCCCAACATGCCTGCACACTACATCAGCAAACTGCTGCGCGCGCTCGGGCCGCTCACCACACCGTCTACGGCGTGCGCTGCGGGTACTCAGTCGATTGGTGAAGCTTCCGAACTGATCCGGACCGGGCGAGCAGACTATGTCGTAACAGGGGGTGTGGAGGCGATCCTGCAGGACTACACAGTCGCTGGATTCACCGCCATGACCGCCCTTGCGACGGAGTATAATGACACCCCGGATAAGGCCAGCCGCCCCTTCGACAAGAACCGGTCGGGCTTTGTAATCGGGGAAGGCGCAGCAATTGTGATCATCGAGTCGCTGGCCAACGCACTCCGGCGTGGTGCGCGCATCTACGCGGAGATTCTCGGGCACGCGTCCTCATCGGATGGCTATCACGTTGCCGCCCTGGACCCCTCCGCGAGCGGCGCCACACGATCGATGAAGTGGGCGATTGAGGACGCGCGGATCAACCCGGAGAAGATCGCCTACATCAATGCCCACGGTACGTCGACACCCACTAACGATGTGATGGAGACGACTGCCATTAAGCGTGCAATCGGCGAACACGCATACAACACATGGATTAGCTCCACCAAGAGTATGCTTGGGCATGCCTTCGGTGCATCAGGCGCCATTGAGGCTGTCGTGACTGCGCTGTCGCTCTTCACGCAGAAGGTCCACCCCACGATTAACTACGAAACTCCCGATCCCGAGTGCGATCTCGACTACGTTCCCAATACGGCACGAGACGCGAATGGACTGGATATCGCATTGTCCAACAGCTTTGGCCTCGGTGGGCAAAACGCAACGCTAGTCATGGGTCGGATATAA
- the plsX gene encoding phosphate acyltransferase PlsX: MIIAVDAMGTDACPVADVHGAVLAARERGLHVVLVGDDAAIRRELIKYDTAGLAVDVVHASQAITMHDKPSAVGKGKPESSMHAALNMVKDKQADAFVTMGNTGAAHAIAMLHSVGRIRGVKRPALSAVFPVFGQPVIFTDIGANADAKAEWMVQFALMGAIYAEHALGTSSNPRVGLLSNGEEEGKGNTLIRETAEVLARLPLNFVGNVEPKQIFHNQADVVVSDGFVGNILVKTYEAGTRYLSENIRRTIRANIVWTLAGAILRPAFGRVRTKIDTTEVGGAPLLGVDGVVIIGHGSSNEIAVRNAIFQAERAVNGDIVNHIRQRLPEVTSLLESAP; encoded by the coding sequence ATGATCATTGCTGTAGATGCTATGGGAACTGATGCGTGCCCAGTCGCGGACGTACACGGTGCGGTTCTCGCGGCACGAGAGCGCGGGCTTCACGTCGTGCTCGTAGGCGATGACGCAGCCATCAGGCGTGAACTCATCAAGTACGATACGGCTGGGCTCGCGGTCGATGTGGTACACGCGTCGCAGGCGATCACGATGCATGACAAGCCAAGCGCCGTCGGCAAAGGCAAGCCCGAGTCGTCGATGCATGCCGCCCTCAACATGGTCAAAGACAAGCAGGCAGACGCATTCGTGACGATGGGCAATACAGGAGCCGCCCACGCAATCGCCATGCTGCATTCAGTCGGGCGGATTCGCGGCGTCAAACGCCCCGCGTTGTCCGCCGTATTTCCAGTTTTCGGCCAGCCCGTCATCTTCACCGACATCGGCGCGAACGCCGACGCGAAGGCGGAGTGGATGGTGCAGTTTGCACTGATGGGTGCAATCTACGCGGAACATGCGCTCGGGACCTCGTCCAACCCGCGTGTTGGTTTGTTGTCAAACGGCGAGGAAGAGGGCAAAGGAAACACGCTGATCCGGGAAACCGCCGAAGTCTTGGCACGCCTGCCCCTCAATTTCGTGGGGAATGTTGAGCCAAAACAGATCTTTCACAACCAAGCCGACGTCGTCGTTAGCGATGGTTTCGTCGGCAACATTCTGGTCAAGACCTATGAGGCAGGAACACGATACCTTTCTGAGAATATCCGTCGTACAATTCGCGCCAACATCGTGTGGACCCTTGCCGGCGCCATTCTGCGGCCAGCATTTGGCCGTGTACGCACAAAGATCGACACGACCGAGGTCGGAGGTGCGCCCCTTTTAGGCGTCGACGGTGTTGTCATTATCGGTCATGGAAGCTCGAACGAAATCGCAGTACGAAACGCGATCTTCCAGGCGGAACGTGCAGTCAACGGAGATATCGTCAACCACATCCGGCAGCGGCTTCCCGAAGTTACATCGCTGCTGGAGAGTGCACCATAG
- a CDS encoding tetratricopeptide repeat protein, whose translation MSALEVIRGLLDQGQVKKAEVAIAKEMRTASHGALSRDLLALRARAKLYTSRPEGAIDDLARARALDPSITQDPEWLELLADSHLSRFELSAVGLVERADIQQAETLYRTLLADYPDYRNIGWIAYQLGRLLAINNLPDDSVAMFKQAQQSQSAVESLPAYCFERLGYIEFYEYRHTQRALDYLDLAFRAYPAHEDRSWLVQLYLLRGRILRDSHRIPEAIEAAETALKMGASMRKASRNLQREALFTACEILSRSVGGEKRVVELVEQFFSLSRRPQGIDVTWSRAYEMLADALASLGRYERAVDAYLAALQYNPYHPWEVSILYRTAVAYYQHGDYHRALSALVHGLDVARAENQAVDYRHYDLLGNAHYALGNYPEAVAAYDHALQLAPRSEAIVDKIAHYRAYALDKGPHNPVTG comes from the coding sequence GTGTCGGCACTAGAAGTGATTCGCGGCCTGCTTGACCAAGGTCAAGTCAAAAAGGCAGAAGTTGCAATCGCCAAGGAAATGCGCACCGCGTCGCACGGCGCATTGTCGCGCGATCTATTGGCGCTTAGGGCGCGCGCTAAGCTGTATACATCACGCCCCGAAGGCGCAATCGACGACCTCGCGCGTGCTCGCGCCCTCGACCCGTCGATCACGCAGGATCCCGAGTGGTTGGAACTGCTTGCCGACAGCCATCTCTCGCGATTCGAGTTGTCGGCTGTGGGATTGGTCGAGCGTGCGGATATTCAACAGGCCGAGACGCTGTATCGAACGCTGCTTGCGGACTACCCGGACTATCGAAACATCGGGTGGATTGCCTATCAACTGGGACGCTTGCTTGCGATCAACAATCTGCCAGACGATTCCGTAGCGATGTTCAAGCAAGCCCAGCAAAGCCAATCCGCCGTGGAGTCGCTGCCTGCATACTGCTTCGAACGCCTTGGGTATATCGAATTCTACGAGTATCGCCACACCCAGCGAGCACTCGACTATCTTGATCTTGCCTTCCGCGCATACCCCGCACACGAGGATCGCAGCTGGCTCGTACAGCTCTATCTCCTGCGGGGACGAATCTTGCGCGACTCACATCGAATTCCCGAAGCGATCGAAGCGGCCGAGACCGCGCTAAAGATGGGTGCGTCGATGCGCAAAGCATCACGCAACCTTCAGCGAGAGGCGCTGTTCACGGCTTGCGAGATTCTTTCGCGATCGGTGGGCGGCGAGAAACGAGTCGTCGAGCTTGTCGAGCAGTTCTTCAGCTTGTCTCGGCGGCCGCAAGGCATCGATGTTACATGGTCGCGGGCGTACGAGATGCTCGCAGACGCACTCGCCTCGCTTGGTCGCTATGAACGCGCTGTCGATGCGTACTTGGCGGCCCTCCAGTACAACCCGTATCATCCGTGGGAAGTGTCAATCCTGTATCGTACGGCCGTTGCCTACTATCAACATGGCGACTATCACCGCGCGCTGAGTGCGCTTGTCCATGGATTGGACGTTGCGCGTGCCGAGAATCAGGCTGTCGACTATCGTCATTATGATCTCTTGGGCAACGCGCACTACGCGTTAGGCAACTATCCAGAGGCCGTAGCCGCATACGATCATGCGCTGCAGCTTGCCCCTCGATCGGAAGCAATCGTGGACAAGATCGCCCATTACCGTGCGTATGCACTGGACAAGGGGCCGCACAACCCTGTGACAGGCTAG
- a CDS encoding chloride channel protein, with product MTYLLRRLQASQGLGLLFVAFGLGAIAALIVRLYRVAIEVIHEHGVEAAVHALGPLFGAAAIVLVLGAAGFVVGFIMDRAVGHERHHGVAGVIESVALSGGRLPFRKMPAKAIASALSLGAGASAGPEDPSVQLGSNLGSWLGVLIGMREEGVRLLVAAGSAAGIAAAFKAPIAGVFFALEVVLNNSYAAGSLSVVILAAVVSSAMTQALDPHVEMGPFNYQLGGPIELVMFVPLGIIVALIAVAHVRGLYWQHDLWHKYVTLPRPLRTALAGALVGGVGVFVPQILGIGREPMNAVLEGAANYGVGFLLLLCGLKVVTNIISLAGGFVGGVFAPALFSGTMIGAAFGQVANSVIGPQAGDPQSYAIAGMAGMLAAVLRAPITAIMMVFELTNDYRLILPIMLTTIICILVADRFEKHGIYAISLVRQGVRLQPGREIDMMQGVQVSEAMVSPAPSIHENATLVELRDSLRRQHTNSLCVLDDNNRLVGIVTLADLQRAYELDPTASHTVGDICSRNLAVTYPEDDLWTAIRIMSARDVGRLPVVKRGTSEVVGFIGRHGVVRAYNIAVSRKIEDQHVAERVRLSHLTGGHVYELKVRENAPVRGMLIKDVKWPAECVVASVTRANRLIVPHGSTELKAGDVMSIVADPSVEGDLERITGNR from the coding sequence ATGACTTACTTGCTTCGGCGATTGCAGGCTTCGCAGGGCTTAGGCTTGCTGTTCGTCGCATTCGGACTCGGCGCGATCGCCGCCTTGATCGTGCGGCTATACCGCGTGGCGATCGAGGTCATTCACGAACACGGCGTGGAAGCTGCAGTGCACGCACTAGGACCCTTGTTCGGCGCTGCCGCCATCGTTCTCGTTCTCGGCGCAGCGGGATTCGTCGTCGGCTTCATTATGGATCGCGCCGTCGGTCATGAGCGGCACCACGGTGTTGCTGGCGTAATCGAGTCGGTTGCATTGTCAGGCGGACGTCTGCCATTTCGCAAGATGCCCGCGAAGGCGATTGCCTCGGCGCTGTCGCTCGGCGCTGGCGCTTCGGCCGGGCCTGAGGATCCGAGTGTTCAGCTTGGGTCGAATCTCGGTTCGTGGCTGGGTGTACTGATTGGAATGCGCGAAGAGGGGGTCCGACTGCTTGTTGCCGCAGGCTCGGCAGCGGGGATCGCGGCTGCCTTTAAGGCGCCGATTGCAGGCGTCTTCTTCGCGCTTGAAGTTGTGCTCAATAACTCGTACGCGGCCGGTTCACTGAGTGTCGTCATCCTTGCCGCAGTGGTGTCTTCTGCGATGACGCAGGCCCTTGATCCGCATGTCGAGATGGGGCCGTTCAATTACCAACTCGGCGGGCCGATCGAACTTGTGATGTTCGTCCCGCTTGGGATCATCGTCGCTCTAATCGCAGTGGCGCACGTGCGCGGTTTGTACTGGCAGCACGACTTGTGGCACAAGTACGTGACACTGCCTCGACCTTTGCGGACCGCGCTAGCAGGTGCACTTGTCGGCGGGGTAGGGGTGTTCGTACCGCAGATTCTCGGAATCGGGCGTGAACCGATGAACGCGGTTCTCGAGGGCGCCGCGAACTATGGTGTCGGGTTCTTGCTGTTGCTCTGCGGCCTCAAAGTTGTCACCAACATTATCTCGCTTGCCGGCGGATTCGTCGGCGGCGTGTTCGCGCCCGCGCTGTTCTCCGGGACGATGATTGGTGCGGCTTTTGGGCAGGTCGCGAACAGCGTGATCGGGCCGCAGGCAGGCGATCCGCAGTCATACGCAATTGCTGGAATGGCTGGAATGTTGGCTGCAGTACTTCGCGCACCAATCACGGCAATCATGATGGTGTTCGAACTTACAAACGACTACCGACTCATCCTGCCAATCATGTTGACTACGATTATCTGCATTCTGGTGGCCGATCGGTTCGAAAAGCACGGTATCTACGCGATCTCCTTAGTGCGACAAGGCGTACGCCTGCAGCCCGGGCGCGAGATCGACATGATGCAGGGCGTTCAGGTATCGGAGGCGATGGTCTCTCCGGCGCCGAGCATACATGAGAATGCGACGCTGGTGGAGCTGCGCGACTCTCTCCGTCGCCAGCACACAAACTCGCTCTGCGTTCTTGACGACAACAATCGACTTGTGGGGATCGTGACCCTTGCCGATTTGCAGCGCGCGTATGAACTCGATCCCACGGCGTCGCACACCGTGGGAGACATTTGCAGCCGGAACTTGGCCGTCACGTATCCCGAAGACGATCTATGGACAGCGATCAGAATCATGAGCGCACGGGACGTCGGACGCCTGCCCGTCGTGAAGCGAGGGACAAGTGAGGTCGTGGGTTTCATCGGGCGACATGGCGTTGTACGTGCCTATAATATTGCCGTGTCGCGCAAGATTGAAGATCAGCATGTCGCCGAACGCGTGCGCCTCAGTCACCTGACGGGCGGACATGTGTACGAACTGAAGGTGCGCGAGAACGCTCCGGTCCGCGGAATGCTCATCAAGGACGTGAAGTGGCCAGCAGAGTGTGTGGTCGCGTCGGTTACGCGAGCCAACCGCCTGATCGTGCCGCATGGCAGTACCGAGCTGAAAGCC